The Sardina pilchardus chromosome 5, fSarPil1.1, whole genome shotgun sequence DNA window acttaagttaacatcccgggttttacagtgcagccaagcagtggtgctcaggtaggcagccaacagaaggtacccagggaccatgtccatgtgctcagtctgagtcctggtcagggacatcgacactgcctggtactgcactgacttccactttcctcacatccacatatcgtcagctccaagcacctgacctgttctcaccaagctccaagcacctgacctctgtggttaaaagctggggggaaagcatgccatccttcatgtcccttcttctgttggctgcctatacccgagcaccactgcttggatggggaaaaatacctttgccatacgactattacaaagttattactactaactagttactaacctctaatcctaaagaactgagagagcagttatgtttgggtagaattgatgaatatagtgatatgtccattaaacataatttgtcacaacctggtacattaatgaagtcaaatagcaccatagaccaccatctacagttctacattttcgccataacattaaagtattacaacatgtgcagcagtgcactgtctctccctacaagctttaaacttggcttgactcattcccatagataggggtactgattgatagaggttttggaatgctatgttatgtttccaatctgatattcactttgaaaactggttctctttaggcggagattgtttttttcatgttctaggtctgttgtctcttatactgtacaataaatgttaattctgacacttcagcagacatcccacgagtgttagctttcattccataccattgttatctatatggtccttgtggttgtggagatattcaacatttattgttggcatgtcatgttgagcaggaaaccaaaaaattggcctgaaattgcttgcacaagtcaaaaaaaaattttttttgcttgacaaccaccataatatcttacctatgggtgtcttctaactaaaaaaataggttgaccgcttgtaccaaaacatgtccgcaaaagtcttaacggaagcccttttcagaattggccccctgactttAGTTaaagttatcgttatcgttatcgttatcgttattgttcttggtgtgaacagcccttaatGCTCTATAAAATGttgcctttttttattattatttttaaagttaccattagctcaatgttgttttcGGTGTCTCTGGAATTGCCTTAGGAAGGcatatgtttgtttatgcagttgaaagggtctgtCAGACATACCCACACATCCAAATCACATCAGTATGCGACATTTGATCTGTTTTCCCCACtcttctgtctgcctctgtcaGGCCATGAGACCCATTGGGCAGCCACCTGTGGGCACTCCTGCTCAGAAGCCCGCTAACCTTATGCAGGGCATCCAGGCACCACCTCAACGTCAACAGGTAACCACGGGTGGAGCGATGGGATAATTACTCGTTATGAATCGCTCGTCAAAAATGTCATATACGTGACTAAATGCAACATTATAAGTGAACTTAATATGTGTCTAAGGCAAAGAGCTACTTGCTCAGCCCCAGTAAAATGTCTCTCCACCTactacccagggggcaaaaccccctttttaagggaaatcagacatgggctgctgtaaaaggctgtcatacaaaaataaaatctagggtgtcccaggatcacaacctgggtggacagcctggtcaataagctgctgtttgcagCTTATTACcctctttatgccccattatcaGTCCATGGACgaatacagtgccctccaaatgTATTGGAACAGATGCTAAAGTTAAcaatataaaatcgtcttttggaaattgatgtTAATGCCTTGAATGAAAaatatgaggaaatattcaaccttaaAGGgcatcaattttgtttgtgaatgaataatgtatcgcaaataaataaatgttttaaaatacaggggtcataagtattggaacgccaatgttaaattcccatagggcaggcagatgtttatttttaaaggccagttatttcatggatccaggacactatgcaccctgataaagtccccttggcctttggaattaaaataaccccacatcatcacatacccttcatcataccaagagattggcatggttttattagCTGTTAACTACTGTAATTAGCtgatttgaattgcattgagctcaatgagaacttgaaatacaaaaaaagtgtttccttaatgtaaataatcatctgaggaGTTTTTGTGGAAATATCTTTTTGTTAACATTTTGACCCTATTCAgcccataatatattcgtccatagacttataatggggcataaaaagggtgatgacaaacaaacagcagcttattgaccgggttgtccacccaggttgtgatcctgggacatcctagatttaatttttgcatgacaaccttttacagcagcgtcgtttggttggggtgcgcacatccacagaaataatccaggtgccggacaaaagtatagataatggaatggattggtccgcacactgggtaggctccaaaaatacactttatttactataaaaaggcaacgtttcgatccgcagtgggatcttcttcaggcctaaagaagatcccactgcggatcgaaacgttgcctttttatagtaaataaagtgtatttttggagcctacccagtgtgcggaccaatccattccatccacaaccttttacagcagcccatgtctgttaTATCCCCTTTGCCCCCTGGTTATACAGAATATTTACAATATGGCCATCTTTTCCAGTAGGTCTGCGCGCAACACCTTGACCCCACCAGGCATTTACAtatttgtgttgtgcttgtttCCCCCCACCTTTCAGCCTGTAGTTCAGCTGTGCTTAGTGTGCCAGGGCCATGTAGATGAACACAGCCGGTATAAAATGAGATGTCCCCACATCATTCATACACAGGTGAGATGTGAAATCCCTCTCTTCCTATGCCATGCAGaaggctgtactgtatgtgtgcagtaggtaacatgtatgtgtttctctctgtggcaTTTCAGTGTGTCCGAGTGTGGCTCCAGTCCGGTACGAAAAAGGAATGTCCCATCTGTCCAGACTAAagggctttacacacacaccacacacaccaaacacaccacacacacacacccacacacacaccacacaccacacacaccacacacaccacacacaccacacaccacacaccacacaccacacacacacacacacacacacacacacacacacacacacacacacacacaattatgatAATGCCTCACGACATACTGTTGGACTTTATTTTTTCTACCTTTGAAATGTGCTGCTATATCAGATGATGCAAAACATTGTATTTAACTTTTTGTATAAAAAATTCctggtgaatgttttttttgttcctgttgaatGGTTGCATCCACCAGTGACCAAAAGGTTGGTCtgatttgttgtgttgttttgctcCTCAATGGCACCACACATACATCATTGACAGGGACACAAAGGGCAGAACTAAAATATCCCAGGAAGCCATTTCTCAGCCAGGCCTGCATCCATCAAACATGGCTGAGCCCCTCTTTTTATCTGCAATCTGGAAcattccctacacacacattcgtCATACGTTGCGTGCAGAGCGGCAGTTTTGCATTGAGTAGCTGATTGGTTAGAGGAGTGATACAACCAAAAATTTGTcatgatttgacatttttggcAAGTGTTTTTTGTGctgttttattgatttttgttaTTTGAAAATGTGAGAAAGAACAGTAGAAAAAAGATGCACATTTACATAGTATAAGCCCTGATAACATCACAGATGAACGCAACATGATTTTACCCATTCATTTGCTTTGATTATGAAACACTGTAGGCAGAAGGAGTTATATTGTTATCAAAGATATTGAGAGAATAGGATATGAGGCAAATTCATATTTTGTCGCTCAAGCATAGCAGTTTAGCATTTTCACACAAACTGCAGCTCCTCAAAACACCAGATGTTGTGCatttaatactgtatgtgaaaataGATATATGTTGATGGCAAACCATTTTAATGCTAATTAGGTCTGAGTTTTAATTGCAGTGGACCGGTATCTGTGGTTACAGAGGCAACTGTAGAGGTCGTTGTTGATGGCAAGACAGCATTTTTTCAAGGGTTTTTTTACCTTTTGGTAGATAACCGGGGCAGTGTATACCAGGGTGTCCGCGGGGTCTGAaagtctaaaaaagtctaaaattacacattttcaatgttaggcctaaaaaagtctaaaatatagAGATATTTTGCGCTGTAAGTCTAAAATTGAGTTTGAGTAATTTAAGACCTAagtttcaatgcaaaatatcgGCAAAggattaatgtttttttgttttgttttacgtCCTTTTCCACgccgttctgtttttttttctttttctgttatgGTGGCAGTTATGGTCCGAGTAGTTCTATATGACATGTTGCTGTTAGTGGAACGTAATAATAAAACTACAGATGTGAAACGGAAATGTACTGTTGTCACAGGATGCAGGATGATGACAGGATGTCAATTGACTGCAATCTGgcttattatttcttttttttaatacttcgTGAAGGTCTTAAATTTAACCCATGATGGTCTAAAAAAGGTCTAAAAAAGTCTCAAATTGCACTTGTTAAAACCTGCAGACACCCTAGTATACCTTTATAATGGCTTACCAGAGTAACACTATCAAAATATTAAACATACTACAACAGTCAATGAATGATGCAGACACACCATCAAATCAAATATATTTTTGAGTACACCGTCTGTGGACagatcattttttatttttatccaTAAAATGCAGTGTAGAATCCAGTAGGGGTCACTCCTGGTATGGCAAAGAGCTTGCTCAGCCTGTTCACCAGTCAGCCAATGACAAAGTACACATAAAATAACAAAagagtgtgttaatgtgatacatttttatttcaaaatAGACTAAAACATATACATATGAACATTATTTATAGAGGATGGCTGCTGTTCTATTCATTTTGTAGCAATCGGAGGCACTTTTGCTTCAAAACAGGTCTTTTTCTTTAATAAACAGTGGTGTCCTACGAAACATACAGAACATACAGGCAGAACATTTTGACTTGTTTGCCATGTACTCTTCTACAGAACAGGGAAATCTTTGGAAAGGCCTGTGAAACGtctacacagacaaacagttaTGTTGTATATTAATGTGCATCACGCTGACTTAACAGACAACATTTGCTTCACCACACAAATAGATTGTGATGAGTGTAGTGTTCGCAACTTCTGAAGCTGAATGCCGTCATAACTTTACTGAGTAGATCACCACTGTTTTAAGGCCTGCACAAGAACAACACTGTTCAGCATGTGACTGTATGTTAATGGTGTCTCTACTACACTAAGCACTAGACAGCCTTTTGATAACTAACAAAGTCAAAAAACAGAATCATACGCAGGGTGGAAATCATCGCTTTTGTAATTAGATGTAATGTGTTAAAGAGACTACACGTGGACCCAGGCATATtaccagcacacacgcacacacacacacacacacacacacacacacacattcatgcacactgaaacataaaaacaaacacacacacctacacacacacacacacacacttctcccttcTCCCACTGCTCAAGAGCTCTGTTAATACCACCCTTGTTGAGAGATTGTTCCACTGCTTGATTCTTACATTGAGGAGTGTCATGACAAGGGCTCAACCTTCACCGAGAGAACAGCCTGGAAGAAAACTACATGAAACAGCTAAAAGATGCCAGACGTTTTCATATTTAGATTAGAGGGCGTTTCACATGCATTGTTGCATACAGTGTGGCAGAAGACTTTCAATGAGAATAAAAATGGTAATTAAGAAACCATTTCAGATTTGGCTTAGGTTGCAGCCCCAAAGCTATACGAATAATAGTGGAGATAATGGTTCATACTATAATATCACAGCACTGGAATTCATGTGTTGAATAAGTTAGTTTCATTTttgtatattatttatttatggttATTTAATAGGGTGTATTTTACCAACTCCATCTTTGCCTTGCAAAACTTTTCCCTTGTGAATCCCCCACCTACCCCAAAGGCTGCATTCAAGGCACCACAACGATCAAAACCTGTTAATCACGAGACAAATGCCTAAattacagttgtttttttttttttttgctttttgtttttgttttttgttttttcttaaaaaagaaGACATATGCCAGCAGATTACATGTGTGGATTGGGATGTTTTGTAACATTGAAGATTCTGGAATGCAAACCTGTACGCCTTTTACTCCTTCTGAATTTAACCCCTTCAACCCCACCCtgccctacccccaccccaccctggcTCAGAGACCACTGTCGCCCGTCTGCTGTGCCCTGCTCCGTCTACAGCCCCCGTTTGGAGGGTGGGATCAGGTGTTCGGGGAGGTCGGTAGGCAGCTCGTGGCCCTCCAGCTTCACCTTGATGAGGTGGTTGGCCAGCGCAAACTCGTCGTCGTCCAGGAACCCGTCCTTGTCCACGTCGGCCAGCTTCCAGATCTTGCCCAGCACCGTGTTGGGCAGCTTGGACTTGACCATCTCCTTCTTGGCCATGTTGCCAGACACCTTGCCGTTGACCGGCGACAGCGTGTAGAAGATCTCGTCGTAGGTGGGCTTGTCTCGCGCCACCACCCACTCCAGCTCGTCGATGCCCTCGCTGGCGCCCTCGCCGTAGCCGTGGCCGAACGGGCCGTTCATGGTGCCCTCGAAGGCGCCGCCCTGCACCTGCTGGCTGGGCATGTTGGCCTCCTCCTGGCGCACCAGCGTCATCAGCTTGGCGATGTCGTTGGCCAGCATGTCCTCCACCGCCTCCATCAGCTTGGGCTTGATCACCTGGAACTTGCTGAAGTCTTGTCCTGCCAGGATCTCCTACAAGGTGGACAAGACCAAAGGCAGGTCAACATACTGCATGGATTCATTGGTGTCATTCAGGGGTGAGTATTTTTTTGACGTTGAAAGGACTAAACTCACATATGGTCCGCCACTCATATGTTTGAGTGGGAACTCCAATTGAGAATTGAGTCGAGTATGAGATAGATCTCTGTGTTTCATGTTAATATTGACTTATATTAGTTTTAGTAAACCGTTTTGAGCAGAAAACACTCTTTAATGGCGTGGTGTGGGTCTAGATTGGGGGACTGTATCTGGTAAATGTAAACAAACCAATGTATATAAATAGTACTGTAAATGAAAGAAACAAACTCTAGCTTAATGACCACAGGGAGTGGGAAGATTCTTAAATGAGTCGTTCCATGACATTTAATTCAGTTAGCGAGTCATTATTGTCTCAAGCGATAACGTTTCAGTGAGTGTCCTACTCACATCCTGCAAACAAAATCTAATGACACAATTGATATTGATTCTGTCTGCTAAGTCCACCATTCTCTCTTAATGGCCACGCTTGCTTCGTTTGTTGAGACTCCGCAAATGCTTTTATCTTTTATCTTCCACAGGGTTAGAGACCATGACATATGGGACACCAACAGTAAAAAAACCAATGAGGCTCCTTAAATCTTCAGGTCCAGGAGGTGGTCCTGCCGTTACCTGCATTTTGGCCAGCTTAGGGAAGTCCCCAGGTGATATCTGGTGCTCTTTCTCAATTTTGGTGTAGATTTCGCCCAAGTTGGCAATGAGCTCCTTCTTCTTGTTTTCCTTCCCAAACATGTTGGGCATCTCCTTCTTCAGAGCACTAATGATGTAGGCATGGACCTGTGGGAGAGACAAAAGACACTTCAAACTTGGCCCAGAACGTTGGCTCGTCTCAATCTTTCCATCCCCCATACTGTAGGAAAGGTTGAGACCTGTCCAGCGGAGTaccaaaataaaacattatttttattAAGTGTCTTAATCTGGGAACTATCGTCTCGCATTCTAAACATTGCACTTGATGACATCCTCCCATTCTTTGGGCTTCAAAAGGTTTCCTGGAACAATCCAATGCGATGCCAAAGGGCCAATGAATGAATAGGGCCGTGACTCACTCGGCCCAGCGCTGCTCTCGGCTTCCCTGGCGCTTACCTTGGCCAGGCGGGCACGCTTGATGAGATCGTTCAGCTTCCTCAGGGCAGCGTTCCTGGGCAGGCCCTGGATGTCGCGGAACAGGTCCTGCTCCTCGGCCTCGAACAGCTTGCGGTTCTCGGCCACCAGCAGCGGCTGCGCCCAGAAGGAGCCGATGTAGACGCGGATGACCTCGGGCGTGTTGACGATCTTGCCCAGCGACCACATGAGGGCGCCGTAGACGCGCATCAGCTGCTGCGTGCCGATCTGGTCGGCCTTGTTGAGCACCACGCGCATCTTGTCCTCGTGGTTCTTGAGCGCGCGGATCACCTCCGAGAACTCGTCCGAGATGTCCAGCTTGTGGGCGTCGAACAGCAGGATGATGCGGTCCACGCGCTCGGCGAACCACTCCAGCACGGCGGCAAAGTCATAACCTGGAGTGGAGGATAGAGACAGACACCACAGACAGAAACAAGAGAGGACAGAATGTTCAGTTGAGTAGGTGTATAGGATTAGAGCTCTGCACTCGCAAAAGACGCAAAAGAGTATCCCAGCTCTCGGTACAAGTTTTGAAAACAGATGATTCACTGCACTCCcacaaatgaaatatgtgcgtAAATTAAAATATGGAAATGATTTaagtagtgtaggctacagtgaagCTGGATGTTCTGTTAGGCAGCATTAAATGAGGTTTAGCACCATAACTGACGGatattgttgtttttaaatggcTTCAATTCTGTCCTGCTGCTACGATCCATTGTCAAAACAGACATCTGCTAGTCCTTCTCAGTGTCAGTTAGGTGCCCCTTTCGTGAGACAGAAAGCCAAACCGAATATGCCTCCTGCATATGTTGTGTGGGCTTTAGCGGGCGTGAGTGGGACATGATGTCAAGGATGCGGGACTAAAAATTAGACATCACTGTGTGAGCAGGCGGGAGCGGCACAGAATGGGCGGAGAAAAGGGGAAGCCCCATCACACTACATCCAACTCGGTTTCAATCATGCCATGTTGTACTTGGCTCTGCATGAGAATTACAGTAATGCTATGGTGCCAGGGCCACGAGTCAGGAACATCCTCCTGTTATGTTTGCTTCTCCACGACTGAGTGTTTGGCGTCTCACCGTGTATATCCATCAACGCTTGCTGACAGGGCCACCCAGACACTTCCTGCAGCCTGCCTACTACACCCCCAGAGGCGCTCCGTATCGGGCCCGGCCGTCCCAGCAGCCGCAAACAGGTAACGATTACACAATGAGCCCGCAGACCAACAAAATACTCGCTGTTTTTCCTGAGGCAGGAAACGGAGGACCAAATAAGCGACTCATTCATTCTCCCACTGTCGTCTCAGTGTGACATGGACGGGCCAGGGAGGTGCCCTCGGATGGGATATGGGAGCCTTCCGAAGGCCAGGCTGTCACTttcctcacacgcacacacacacacgcacaccagcgTGACAGCGGATCccgcccctacacacacacacacacacacacacacttgctcttgACACCGTCACAAAACAGGAAGGAACCCCAGGAACATCCGTGCTGGAGCGGACGGAGACGCTGCCTCCTTGTCCTAACCTCCTCCCCTGCCTGACACGGTGGCAAGGTCGTCTTTATCAGGAGGTCACAAGGCCAacccgggggtgggggggtatgtGGGTACAATGTTACCACGGAATTATCAGGCTAGCCAGGCCGGAGGGGTCAGCAGGCAGAGCAGGGAAGTGGgacctatatgtgtgtgtgcgtgcgtgcatggacGTCTTTTTTTAGATGGAATGAAGATCCAGAGAGTGATTTGTAGCTCCCACTATGGTAAACGCACTCCATCTGTCCCATGTGTCACCAATGGCAGGATCTTACAAATGACCACTTATCATTTGTGTTCTTCCTGGGGGGAAATTGAGTGATAACATTATAGGCCAAATACCATATCGGTCCTTTTTCAAATACCATTAGTCAGTCCTCAAATAAATCATGGTTACAGGTTGTGATGGACCAAAAGGACCTCAGCCACTTCTGATGACTTTACTGCGAAGCACTTCCATGCTGACAACTTTAATAGGTAACCATTTCACACCATATTGTGCAACAGGACGGTGTCAGCAAGTGCAATATAAAATCAATCCATACTTTTACGACAGCGTCCACAAATTAGTCTGATTTATACCACCACCCTCATAATCCTAGAAAACATAATTCCACTTCTTCTGAATAGGCTAGTCTATTTTATTGTTATTCAGAAAAATCAATAGTATTAAATTGAATTCGAACATTATTCAACCGAGTAGGAAGACTTTCATACTCCCTGTAAAAGTTCTGTCGGCGTCAGCAGATAGCAGGATGTCGGTGTAACAACCTCGAGTGGTCTCGACCTGACCGAAGTCCACCCTGAAGACTCCTTCTCTTATCGTCCATCCCATAAAACAGCACAAACGCAGGAGTGGCCTCAGCGCATCCAGCGGGGGGGACGAGATCAAACGTGATGTGTAATGTGATCTGGCTAATAAAACGGTGGGTGCCTGGCAACAACCCCGTCTTTATCACCTATTTACATGGTCtccatgggagagagagtgggaggacgCCAGGACGATAAGATTTACGCAAAAATGTCAGAGTCCGCCCTCTTTAATTtaattttgtgtttttctgtagGGGTAAGATCCCTCAACAAGGGTGTTCCCTCAGGGAGTATTCCTCAGGGGGAATGTTTGATACCAAAGCCGGGTACGCTCAACTGAAAAGGAGCCGTGATAACATGTTCATATGAACATCCATGTttttacctacacacacacacacacacacacacacacacacacacacacattgtggggGAGGGTGTGCCCAAATGGAAGGTATTCTCCTGTTTTTCCCCGATTACATgtcacccctctcccctctggtTCCTTCCTCTCAGCATTTTCCAAAAGGAAATCTCCCTGTGAGGCATTCTGGGATAGCCCACCCCCTTCATAATAACTCTTAAGTCAGTTCAGGGAGTCAGGAAATGATAATGTAACTACAGTATGCAACTTAAACAAATCTCAAATACTTACAAATAAGCACAACATTGATCTCCAGCTAGAGCAGTAGCATTCATAAGCCACGCCAAAGTGTCCATATAAGCATCTTCCTGATATAAATTTAAACTATTGCTATTTGGGAGGCACACCTAACGTGGCTGTCATTTTTTCACGACACCACCCCTTCAGAGACAAATGTTAAGAGCTTAAGTGCAAGCCTCTCATCTGGCACTAAATAAACGTCGAGTTTTAAAAAGGGATGCCGGACATTCACAGAGTCCATGAGGGACTAAGTAGACTACATGTCATGAATGCACAGATGTGTGGCTGACCACTGTTACACAGATGAAAGGAATGTATAATCATCtgcgagagagacggagggagtaagagggagagagagagagagagagagggggggggagagtaagagagagaagagaatgggagagagaaagaaagagagaaaaaaagaaagaaagaccgaaagaaagaaagagagaaagtgaaagagagagagagagtctcaggGGTAGGCAGTGTGGCCCACTGTGAGATCTCGTAGTAAACTGACACCAGCCTCCAGGGTGCCTGACGGAAATAGAGCAGCACAGCTGTCTGTAAGAGAGCCGGCCCGTTTGTATGCACTGTACATACAGCCTCGGCTCCGACGCCACTCCGCCAGTTTTCACTGCAAACATGCTCGGAGCTCCGCGGCGCTACGCTACGCTCGGCTAGCTGGGCGACTGGGCTGTGCCCTGCGGTCCTGCTGCTGGCCAGGAGGTGTTGATAGTGCAGTGGCTATCGGGGTGCAGATCGGCCCCGTGTAACCAGATCCTGGAAGCACAAACGCTGACAAAGGCTGAAACTAATCAGCTGGCCACTTCCTGCTCCAAGGTCTGCCACATGACCAGACCAGATGCAACGAGCGAGAGagcatggacacaaacacacacactgaccagagcTATCTCAGACAGTGATGTCAGATTTGGTTAAGCACTGACATTTAACAaacaccttgacacacacacacacacacacacacacacacacacacacacacacacacacacactaatgtgctTCATCGACTGCACTAAGGCATTTCTAATCTGGACCCTGACTCACTGATCAGCTCTCACTCACTggagttgtagtgtgtgtgggtgtgagtgtgtgggtgggtgtgtgtgtgggggggggattggggtgTAGTACCAAATCAAATGGCAgtaaaatgaaagtgaaattAGAACAATGGTGCTTTCCCATGAGACTTGGAGAGCACTGGAGAGCTCAAATATCTCTCTGGCTTTTCACTCAACACGTGTGGCTTCCAGTTTAGCCCACCATGTTGACTTAAGCCTCAACTCAAATGAAACCGAAATTAGAAATGTCACAAATAAACCGCCCTGACGAGATTTCCGTGGTTCCCCATTTACCTCTTGTGGTTGAATGTGAAAACAGCACAAGATTTCGAAAAGCACCTGGTTTCCTGTCTGACTTAAGAGCCAAGGCTCAAGTGCAATGTCTTATGTCAGTGTCATCCAGGCCAGTCATTCCCTTGTTTTATGGGCATGATCAGTGTTAGGGGCTCGATAATCCTGCTGCTGGAGGTACAGCTATGAGGGTGCCTTTAGTTCTGGATCAACTGTACAGCCCATATTTCAAGCTCTTGAAGGCTAAGTGCTTGTAAAAGCTTTTGAGACATTTTAAAGCGCAATTCTCACACACGTCCATGCACACGTGTCATGTTTGCACAACTGCAAACTACAAATACTTCACACCGGCTATGCCTTGGTCTTTCAATAACTGAGAGAATTTCCTATTATGTTAAAGGAATGTAGCAATATGGAGGAGCTTTGCGTACCCACAGCAATAATTAGCCAATCTGGGTTTTTCCGGATGGTCAGCTTTCAAC harbors:
- the ehd1b gene encoding EH domain-containing protein 1b; amino-acid sequence: MFSWSNKDGKKKDPELFQTVSDGLKRLYKQKLFPLEDAYRFHDFHSPALEDADFDNKPMVLLVGQYSTGKTTFIRHLMEQDFPGMRIGPEPTTDSFIAVMYGEQEGLVPGNALVVDPKKPFRKLNAFGNAFLNRFVCAQMPNPVLDSISIIDTPGILSGEKQRISRGYDFAAVLEWFAERVDRIILLFDAHKLDISDEFSEVIRALKNHEDKMRVVLNKADQIGTQQLMRVYGALMWSLGKIVNTPEVIRVYIGSFWAQPLLVAENRKLFEAEEQDLFRDIQGLPRNAALRKLNDLIKRARLAKVHAYIISALKKEMPNMFGKENKKKELIANLGEIYTKIEKEHQISPGDFPKLAKMQEILAGQDFSKFQVIKPKLMEAVEDMLANDIAKLMTLVRQEEANMPSQQVQGGAFEGTMNGPFGHGYGEGASEGIDELEWVVARDKPTYDEIFYTLSPVNGKVSGNMAKKEMVKSKLPNTVLGKIWKLADVDKDGFLDDDEFALANHLIKVKLEGHELPTDLPEHLIPPSKRGL